The Tenrec ecaudatus isolate mTenEca1 chromosome 14, mTenEca1.hap1, whole genome shotgun sequence genome contains a region encoding:
- the LOC142426701 gene encoding olfactory receptor 4F3/4F16/4F29-like produces MDGTNHSMVSEFVFLGLSSSWEIQLVLFVFSSMFYVASMVGNSLVVLTVAWDSRLHSPMYFLLANLSFIDLSFSSVISPKMISDIFRKRKVISFGGCMAQIFFVHVIGGTEMVLLIVMAFDRYVAICKPLHYLTVMSQKVCIVLLGASWIIGLIHSVIQLAFAMKLPFCGPNVLDTFYCDLPRFIKLACVDTYKLEFMVTANSGFISLGSFFILIISYIFILITVWKHSSSGSSKALSTLSTHIMVVILFFGPCIFAYTWPQPTSHLDNYFAAFNVVLTPFLNSVIYTFRNKDMKIAMRRLCSQVFVYRRISEMIEVL; encoded by the coding sequence ATGGATGGGACAAATCATTCTATGGTGTCTGAGTTTGTGTTCCTGGGACTCTCCAGTTCTTGGGAGATCCAACTTgtcctctttgttttctcctccatgttTTACGTGGCAAGCATGGTGGGAAACTCCCTCGTTGTCCTTACTGTAGCCTGGGACTCACGCTTACACTCTCCCATGTACTTTCTGTTGGCTAATCTCTCCTTCATTGATCTGAGTTTTTCTTCTGTCATTTCCCCTAAGATGATTTCTGACATTTTCAGAAAACGCAAAGTCATCTCCTTTGGAGGCTGCATGGCTCAGATCTTCTTCGTTCATGTCATTGGTGGTACAGAAATGGTCCTGCTCATAGTCATGGCCTTTGACAGATATGTAGCCATCTGCAAACCTCTCCATTATCTAACTGTTATGAGTCAAAAAGTGTGTATTGTGCTGCTGGGTGCTTCTTGGATAATTGGTTTGATCCACTCTGTGATTCAACTGGCGTTTGCTATGAAGTTGCCATTTTGTGGCCCTAATGTGCTGGACACCTTTTACTGTGACCTTCCTCGATTTATCAAACTGGCCTGTGTAGACACCTACAAACTAGAGTTCATGGTCACAGCCaacagtggatttatttctcttggATCATTCTTCATACTGATCATCTCCTATATTTTTATTCTGATCACAGTTTGGAAACACTCCTCAAGTGGCTCATCCAAGGCTCTGTCCACTTTATCAACTCACATCATGGTGGTCATTTTATTCTTTGGTCCATGCATCTTTGCTTATACCTGGCCTCAACCTACATCACACTTGGACAATTATTTTGCCGCTTTTAATGTAGTTCTCACTCCTTTCCTAAATTCAGTGATCTACACATTCCGAAACAAAGACATGAAGATAGCAATGAGGAGACTATGCAGTCAAGTTTTTGTTTACCGAAGGATTTCTGAAATGATTGAAGTATTATGA